The proteins below come from a single Methanothrix thermoacetophila PT genomic window:
- a CDS encoding type II toxin-antitoxin system VapC family toxin — MKVLLDTNALMMPEQFGVDIFSELERLGYFDYIVPTAVVRELRAISKFAEKGKDKRAASVALGLLSRCRVVDADGVADDVLERLASETGAAVLTGDKELRKRLSKRGITVIYLRQSQYLEIDAQGRF, encoded by the coding sequence TTGAAGGTACTCCTGGATACAAATGCGCTGATGATGCCCGAGCAGTTCGGCGTCGATATATTCTCCGAGCTCGAGAGACTGGGGTACTTCGATTATATCGTTCCAACAGCTGTGGTCAGAGAGCTCAGGGCGATCTCGAAGTTTGCAGAAAAAGGAAAAGACAAACGTGCTGCGAGTGTTGCGCTCGGCCTCCTTTCCAGATGCAGAGTCGTGGATGCAGATGGTGTGGCGGACGACGTCCTGGAGAGGCTGGCATCAGAGACAGGAGCCGCGGTGCTCACAGGAGATAAGGAGCTCAGGAAAAGATTATCTAAAAGAGGCATCACGGTAATCTACCTGCGCCAGAGCCAGTACCTCGAGATCGATGCGCAGGGGAGGTTCTGA
- a CDS encoding DNA-directed RNA polymerase — MYKRMKLEGVVRIPPEDMGNPLNDAVEMALRNKYEARVDRTLGAIVAILGVDSIGEGRIIAGDGAVYYDVIFDAVVFKPEMQEVVEGEVVEIVKFGAFVSIGPFDGLLHVSQITDEYMAYDEKNARLVSKDTNKFLAEGDRVRARIIAVSLNERDPKGSKIGLTMRQTGLGKIEWLEALRRGEISEAKAEVKEQVEERAEQKAEAE; from the coding sequence ATGTACAAAAGAATGAAGCTTGAGGGTGTTGTGAGAATACCCCCTGAGGATATGGGCAATCCCTTGAACGACGCGGTGGAGATGGCCCTCCGGAATAAGTATGAGGCAAGAGTCGACAGGACGCTTGGCGCCATTGTGGCCATCCTCGGCGTTGACAGCATAGGAGAGGGCCGCATAATAGCTGGCGATGGCGCTGTGTATTACGATGTGATATTTGATGCGGTGGTCTTCAAGCCGGAGATGCAGGAGGTCGTGGAGGGGGAGGTCGTCGAGATAGTCAAGTTCGGTGCATTCGTGAGCATAGGACCGTTCGATGGTCTGCTTCACGTGAGCCAGATAACAGATGAGTACATGGCATACGATGAGAAGAACGCCAGGCTTGTGAGCAAGGACACGAACAAGTTCCTGGCGGAGGGTGATAGGGTCCGAGCCAGGATAATAGCCGTGAGTCTTAATGAGAGAGATCCTAAGGGTAGCAAGATCGGGCTCACGATGCGTCAGACAGGCCTTGGAAAGATCGAGTGGCTTGAGGCCCTCCGACGTGGTGAAATCTCAGAGGCAAAGGCAGAGGTGAAGGAGCAGGTGGAGGAGAGGGCCGAGCAGAAGGCGGAGGCTGAATGA
- the spt4 gene encoding transcription elongation factor subunit Spt4 produces MTEQACRECHRIVEGLVCPICGSSSLSKDWAGYIVVIDPRGSEIAAKLGITLPGRYALKVR; encoded by the coding sequence ATGACCGAGCAGGCATGCCGTGAATGCCACAGAATCGTGGAAGGGCTTGTATGCCCGATCTGTGGATCGTCCTCGCTGAGCAAGGACTGGGCAGGATATATCGTGGTAATAGATCCAAGAGGCTCGGAGATTGCTGCAAAGCTGGGCATAACATTGCCCGGAAGATATGCCCTGAAGGTGCGATAG
- a CDS encoding GTP-dependent dephospho-CoA kinase family protein: MRVLVLPEELRDELKEPLGVLYRCHGVECVERMSDHLRAAERVIAVGDITTFYLLKASFIPDLMIVDHKTKRSPVEDSIKRRHLEGSYRVVNVENPAGTLTEELLDAVRESLNGCTPTEIIVDGEEDLAALPAILYAPLGSAVVYGQPSVGSVLVMVTPEKKREIEGILRRMTVKEKV, encoded by the coding sequence TTGAGAGTTCTTGTACTTCCTGAGGAACTGCGTGATGAGCTGAAGGAGCCGCTTGGCGTCCTCTACAGATGTCATGGGGTTGAGTGCGTAGAGAGGATGTCTGATCATCTCAGAGCTGCGGAGAGGGTGATCGCGGTTGGGGATATAACCACGTTCTACCTCCTAAAGGCATCTTTCATACCAGACCTAATGATAGTCGATCACAAGACCAAGAGGTCTCCGGTCGAGGACAGCATCAAGCGCAGGCATCTCGAGGGGAGCTACAGGGTTGTGAATGTCGAGAATCCAGCCGGCACCCTCACGGAGGAACTTCTGGACGCGGTCCGCGAGTCGCTGAATGGATGCACGCCCACTGAGATCATAGTTGATGGCGAGGAGGATCTTGCGGCCCTGCCTGCGATACTCTACGCGCCACTTGGATCTGCTGTCGTTTACGGGCAGCCATCTGTGGGAAGCGTTCTTGTCATGGTCACACCTGAGAAGAAGAGAGAGATAGAAGGCATTCTTAGAAGAATGACCGTTAAAGAAAAGGTTTAA
- a CDS encoding 30S ribosomal protein S24e has protein sequence MDIEIVSERENPLLKRREIVLKVIHGEGPTPTRKSVVERLAAIKDSKPGLVVVRKMNSLFGRRESIAHARIYESEERMRQVENPHIVKRNVFTEQKEAS, from the coding sequence ATGGATATAGAGATTGTGAGCGAGCGTGAAAATCCGCTGCTGAAGAGACGGGAGATCGTGCTTAAAGTTATACACGGCGAGGGTCCGACGCCGACAAGGAAGAGCGTCGTTGAGAGGCTTGCAGCCATCAAGGACTCGAAGCCGGGACTGGTTGTAGTAAGAAAGATGAACAGCCTGTTCGGGAGGAGAGAGAGCATAGCCCATGCGAGGATCTACGAAAGCGAGGAGCGCATGAGGCAGGTGGAGAATCCGCATATAGTGAAGAGAAACGTCTTCACAGAGCAGAAGGAGGCCAGCTAG
- a CDS encoding 30S ribosomal protein S27ae encodes MAVHKYYQLSGETIKARKPICPRCGNGVFLAEHEDRMSCGRCGYTEFKK; translated from the coding sequence ATGGCTGTGCACAAGTATTATCAGCTCAGCGGCGAGACGATAAAGGCCCGAAAGCCCATCTGTCCGAGGTGCGGGAATGGCGTCTTCCTCGCGGAGCACGAGGACCGGATGAGCTGTGGCAGGTGCGGCTACACAGAGTTTAAGAAGTAA
- a CDS encoding Fic family protein has product MIIEIHDLLGPDLEIQGIRDKGTLDYLVERINKERDVFKRAAWALYLADQHPFWDGQKRTAFYLADMILRADGSTYMKSKIRSYRC; this is encoded by the coding sequence ATGATCATCGAGATTCACGACCTTCTAGGTCCTGATCTGGAGATCCAGGGAATCAGAGATAAAGGCACTCTCGATTACCTTGTGGAGAGGATCAACAAAGAGAGGGATGTCTTCAAGAGGGCAGCTTGGGCACTGTATTTGGCTGATCAGCATCCCTTTTGGGATGGACAGAAGAGGACGGCCTTCTATCTTGCTGACATGATCTTAAGGGCCGACGGGTCTACATACATGAAGAGCAAGATAAGATCATATCGGTGTTAA